The window GCGACGGCTACCGCCTCGATCACGGCGACGCCTGGGTGCTCGCCCGACCCTCGGGCACCGAGCCGCTGGTACGGATCTATGCGGAGGCTCGGGATCTCGAGCGGGCAGAGACCCTCGCTGGCGACATGTACGAGGCGCTCGCGGAGGCGAAAGCGAGCGCCTGAGAACCCGTCTGTTCGAATCCTTTTGAGACGCGCTGTACGTTCGCAAACGGGCAGTTAGCTAGCAACCCGAGATGACGGCGATACTATTGCAACTCGAGGCGGCGAACGAACGCCAGCTCCCGAATGTCGGTGATCACGTTCCCCGGGAGATCCTGATCGGTGACGAGGTGGAGCCGTGGCTCGTCGGTGAACTCCGGATCCTCGCTGATCGTCTGGCGGATCGAGATGTCGTGATCGGCGAGCACCCCGGTCACCGCGGCGACGATTCCCTGCTGTTCGGCGTCGCTGACCTCGACGGATAGCACCGTCAGGTCGAGCACGGGGGCCAGATCCATCAGACTCGGCACCTGCGAGATGTTCTGAAAGATCCGTCGCAACTCCGGATCCTCGAGGATGACGTCCGTCGTGGAATCGACGACGCGCCGATCGACGTCGATCTCGCGGGCGATGCCAGTGTTTGGGATTTCGATACCGCCAGAGACGACCCGTCCGTCGTCGTTAACCGAGAAGCCGCGCTCGAGGAGCAATCGGATCACCGCCTGTTGACTGGGCGATCCCTCGAATTTCTCCATGATCTCGTCGAACATTCTTTGGCGGTCAGTACGCGCCCTGTCGTATAATGGTGGGTGATCGTCCGGTGGTCGGTTCCACGCTCGTGGTTGTGCAGATGGTGGTAGTGGTGGTTGTGCAGATGGTAGTAGTGGTGCTCGTGATGCTGGTGGGCTATCGAGTGGGTTTCGACTGCGTGTCCCTGTCTCGTGTGGATCGGATGGTGATCCGACTCCCGACACTTAAAAAATATGACTACATAAACATAATGGATATAATAATTTGATTAAAAATTATATATCTTCGTGTGGTTGTGTGTGCCACACCATGGATGTTAACAGGCGACAACTCCTGAAAGCCGCCGGCCTCTCGGTCGGCGCTGGTGGCGTCGTAGCGGCAAGCACCACGGCGGCCGCAGCTGAGGAACCGGTCGATCAGTGGCGACCCGCGGACTCGAGCAACTACTCCGCGTCGAACCGAGGCGTGAACGACATCAACTGGATCGTGATCCACTACACGGTCGGTTCGTACGGGGGTGCGATCAACTGGTTCCAGAACCCGGACGCGAACGTCTCGGCCCACTACGTCGTCCGAAACTCGGACGGCCACACGACGAAGATGGTCGACGAATCCGACGTCGCCTGGCACGCCGCCGGCTTCAACTCGAACTCGATCGGGATCGAACACGAGTGGGTCGAGGGCCAGGACGGCTTCACCGACGCGCTCTATCAACGCTCGGCGGCGATCATCGACTACCTGGCCGAGACCTACGACATACCGAAAAACTACTACACGAGTCACACGGCCCCCTGTAACGCCAGCGGCGGCATCATCGGCCACATGCACACCCCGACAGATAGCTACTGCTCGAGTTCGAACTCGACGTCCTGTCCGGGGCCGTACGATCCCGACAAGTTACAGCAGTACCTCGGTGATGGCGACGGTGGCGACAGCACCTTCGAGATGGATCAGGCGGTTCACACCACTGCCGACCTCAACGCCCGCGAACAGCCCGGTACCGACTCGCCCATCGTCGCCACGATGCCCGAGGGCTCGGCCGGTCGGGTCGTCAACGGCCCCGAGTCGGCCGACGGCTACACCTGGTGGGGGCTGCACTTCCATGCGGAGAACGTCTGGGCCTGGTGTGCCGAGCCGTGGCTCGAGGCCTGCCCGACGTTCTGTCACGGCACTTACGTCGAGTCAACGGGCGACCTGAACGTCCGTTCGGGGCCGAGCGTCAACGACACCGTCCGGTCGACGGTTCCTGAGGGAACCCGCGGCGTCGTCACCCAGGGGCCACAGAACGCCGACGGCTACCAGTGGTGGTACGTCGAGTGGAACGACGGCTCGGAGGGGTGGTCGGTCGTGGACTATCTGCAGACGGCCTGATTCCTTCGACCGCTGCAGATACCTGCCTCGATCACGGATTGAGCAGGCCGCCGAGCGCCCCAGCGACGGCGCTCTCGAGCGCCATGACGAACGCCACGATCACGGCGAAGGCGAAGATGCTGGCCCCGAGGACGCTCGAGATGGCGGCACCGGCCGGACCGAGCGCGAAGCCGACGAGCCCGACGACGAGCGCCAGGATCAGTCCGCCGACGATGCCACCGAGCGAGCCCGCGAGGAGGCCGTGCCAGAACCCCGAACCGAGGCCGCCCCCGGCGAGGTAGCCCGCGACGAAGCCGCCGACGAGGCCGGCGGTGAGCTGGCCGAGTCCGGGGGCGGCGACGCCGAGTACGCTGAGGACGACGATCACGAGAAAACCGATGCCGACTGCTCTCCAGCTGGTCATGCTCCCTCATAGAAGGGCCGGACAAAAATACGCATCGCGTAACGAACGACCTTTTATGACCGGCCCACCTAGTCGAGCACATGATTTTCGAAGACCTTCCGACCACGCCCACGTCGGAAGAGCTGATCGACAAGGCGTTCTCCCGGGCGTCACGAGCCGGTCGAGCCCAGAAAGGGCTCGACGCCCAGCAGTCGATGCTCCAGACGGCGGCGAACATCATCTCCGACAACCTCGAGAACGTGGTCACGTCCTGGCCGGATTTCAGCTACGACGTCCACCCGTTTTACTACGAACTCGCCGACGCCATCGTCGACGTCGACCGGCTTCGCCAGAGCCTCTCGGAGGTGACGTGGGCCAGCCGAAAAGCCCGCGAGATTCACGAGGAGTACCAG of the Natronosalvus vescus genome contains:
- a CDS encoding amino acid-binding protein, coding for MFDEIMEKFEGSPSQQAVIRLLLERGFSVNDDGRVVSGGIEIPNTGIAREIDVDRRVVDSTTDVILEDPELRRIFQNISQVPSLMDLAPVLDLTVLSVEVSDAEQQGIVAAVTGVLADHDISIRQTISEDPEFTDEPRLHLVTDQDLPGNVITDIRELAFVRRLELQ
- a CDS encoding DUF5518 domain-containing protein, coding for MTSWRAVGIGFLVIVVLSVLGVAAPGLGQLTAGLVGGFVAGYLAGGGLGSGFWHGLLAGSLGGIVGGLILALVVGLVGFALGPAGAAISSVLGASIFAFAVIVAFVMALESAVAGALGGLLNP
- a CDS encoding N-acetylmuramoyl-L-alanine amidase gives rise to the protein MDVNRRQLLKAAGLSVGAGGVVAASTTAAAAEEPVDQWRPADSSNYSASNRGVNDINWIVIHYTVGSYGGAINWFQNPDANVSAHYVVRNSDGHTTKMVDESDVAWHAAGFNSNSIGIEHEWVEGQDGFTDALYQRSAAIIDYLAETYDIPKNYYTSHTAPCNASGGIIGHMHTPTDSYCSSSNSTSCPGPYDPDKLQQYLGDGDGGDSTFEMDQAVHTTADLNAREQPGTDSPIVATMPEGSAGRVVNGPESADGYTWWGLHFHAENVWAWCAEPWLEACPTFCHGTYVESTGDLNVRSGPSVNDTVRSTVPEGTRGVVTQGPQNADGYQWWYVEWNDGSEGWSVVDYLQTA